A stretch of bacterium DNA encodes these proteins:
- a CDS encoding peroxiredoxin, giving the protein MAGPDNWLDLPPNLPVPKDDGACDHLTGMPLPSVPLASTAGRAVDLAALPGTTVVYAYPRTGHPGVPSPAGWDAIPGARGCTPQSCAFRDHHGEFAALGARVFGLSAQTIEDQREAVERLHLPMALLSDVDLAFARALRLPTFVVESLVLIKRLTLVVRNGRIATVFYPVFPPNKNAEEVLAWLRRHPSPA; this is encoded by the coding sequence ATGGCGGGGCCCGACAATTGGCTCGATCTCCCACCCAACCTTCCGGTTCCAAAGGATGACGGGGCGTGCGACCACCTCACCGGCATGCCGCTTCCCTCGGTCCCGCTTGCGTCGACGGCGGGGAGGGCGGTGGATCTAGCCGCTCTCCCGGGGACCACGGTCGTCTATGCCTATCCCCGGACCGGCCACCCCGGCGTCCCGTCCCCCGCGGGGTGGGATGCGATCCCCGGGGCGCGGGGATGCACGCCGCAGTCGTGCGCGTTTCGCGACCACCACGGGGAGTTCGCGGCGCTGGGAGCCCGCGTGTTCGGCTTGAGCGCGCAGACGATCGAAGACCAACGGGAGGCGGTCGAGCGACTGCACCTGCCGATGGCGCTGCTCAGCGACGTCGATCTGGCCTTCGCCCGGGCGCTGCGCCTCCCTACGTTTGTGGTGGAATCGTTGGTGCTGATCAAGCGGCTCACGCTGGTGGTCCGCAACGGTCGGATCGCCACGGTATTCTATCCGGTCTTTCCCCCGAACAAGAACGCGGAAGAGGTGCTGGCGTGGCTGCGGCGCCACCCATCCCCCGCGTAG